One window of the Sciurus carolinensis chromosome 8, mSciCar1.2, whole genome shotgun sequence genome contains the following:
- the LOC124990563 gene encoding histone H2B type 2-K1, whose product MASKQQQQQQQSRGRRRWSSGDRKSKKRSRRKETYSMYIYKVLKQVHPDIGISAKAMSIMNSFVNDIFERLAGEAARLAQYSGRTTLTSREVQTAVRLLLPGELAKHAVSEGTKAVTKYTSSK is encoded by the exons ATGGCATCCAAG cagcagcagcagcagcagcaatccCGGGGCCGCAGGAGGTGGAGCTCTGGGGACAGAAAGTCCAAGAAACGCAGCCGGCGCAAAGAGACATACTCGATGTACATCTACAAGGTGCTAAAGCAG GTGCACCCGGATATCGGCATCTCCGCCAAGGCCATGAGCATCATGAACTCCTTTGTGAATGATATTTTTGAGCGGCTGGCTGGTGAAGCTGCCCGACTGGCCCAGTACTCGGGCCGAACAACCCTGACTTCCCGGGAAGTTCAGACAGCCGTGCGTCTGCTGCTGCCTGGGGAGCTGGCCAAGCATGCTGTGTCAGAGGGCACCAAGGCTGTCACCAAGTACACCAGCTCCAAGTGA